From Cuculus canorus isolate bCucCan1 chromosome 32, bCucCan1.pri, whole genome shotgun sequence, the proteins below share one genomic window:
- the L1CAM gene encoding neural cell adhesion molecule L1 isoform X3: MSAPRQPQPRGGSGPSRPPAMALPWGLGLLLLLALGGPGAALTIPQEFLQPPELTDEPPEQLVVFPGDDIVLKCNATGNPPVEFRWTRDDQPFDPSEHAGTSLAADAGTLTIAARVAAGLQGRYRCFAGNALGTALSTEATVIAESTPQWPKEKLQPVEVEEGDPVVLPCDPPKSAVPPKFYWLNSRIMHIAQDARVSMGQDGFLYFANAVVGDSHPDYICHAHYLGPRTIIQKEPLDLRVTPSNSVKVRRPHLMVPSDLQPHHIALRGGTLVLECIAEGLPTPSIHWRRLNGPLPPGRASLENFNKTLRLREVEEADDGEYECVAENSQGQARRSHLVTVEAAPYWEQRPRSAVFGPGEAARLECEVGGRPPPRITWRLNGVPLNEAPGGARWAPRGGSLVASGLEPLDTAVAQCEAQNPHGRLLGNAFVYVVELPVRILTADGGSYAAVENQTVLLPCRAFGAPTPTVEWLTPTGTPLLQDPRAFALTNGSLRFGPLSRGDGGVLICRAHNPRSSAQISAHLLVRAATRIEEPPQSATVKKGETVTFRCVATFDPALATHGIQWLRDGQPLAETADSDKYLVAEETLTVAGVDYGDQGTIGCRAWTPLDAALAEAQLRVVGRPGPVWDPQVQEVGERRIRLSWSPGEEHNSPVEKFVVEEEEGFFSPGRFVERLTVPGVQLWAPLDLSPHGSYRFRVVATNAYGRGDPSTPTAPIVTAPAAPERNPEGVKGEGNETDNLVITWEPLPPRDWNAPEVHYRVQWRPREPPGGPWHEQTVGTPPVVVEGTPTFSPYEIRVQAVNEAGKGPEPQITIGFSGEDLPLVYPENVGVEILNSTHVRVRWTLNETPQNMRGRLRGFQVLYWREGWVGDRSRRQAPPPAPPTPPPSVLSVFGGPGGGAGGAVLGGLRPWSRYRLRVRVLNGRGSGPPSDEIRFHTPEGVPGPPEELRVERVGDAALLLRWKRPRHPNGVLTGYLLQYQLEADPEAPPPPALELPLPPGALNATLERLLPRARYRLELRAQTRKGAGPPLRRRGSLRPEPVLPVLKSVEVREVGEDFTLLGWTLAHPEQASIEFEVQYTSKTTEPRWELSGRANSSLGEFRVGALRPGTAYRVQFVGRNHSGERVPFWESVVLTNGTLVPGPAGGFATEGWFIGFVSAIVLLLLLLLILCFIKRSKGGKYSVKDKEDTQADSEARPMKDETFGEYRSLESDGEEKASGSSARSLGAAGAALGSDDSLAGYGGSADVQFNEDGSFIGQYSGTRGTAAGSSGPASPSAPAPLD; this comes from the exons ATGTCAGCCCCGCGGCAGCCGCAGCCCCGAGGTGGGAGCGGCCCGAGCAG GCCCCCGGCCATGGCTCTGCCCTGGGGGCTCggcctcctcctgctgctggcgCTGGGGGGGCCCGGCGCCGCCCTCACCATCCCCCAGGAGT TCCTGCAGCCCCCCGAGCTGACGGATGAGCCCCCGGAGCAGCTCGTCGTCTTTCCCGGTGACGACATCGTCCTCAAGTGCAATGCCACCGGCAACCCCCCCGTCGA ATTCCGTTGGACGCGCGATGACCAACCCTTCGACCCCTCCGAGCACGCGGGGACGTCGCTGGCTGCCGACGCGGGGACGTTGACCATCGCTGCCAGGGTGGCCGCCGGCCTGCAGGGCCGCTACCGCTGCTTCGCCGGCAACGCCCTCGGCACCGCACTCTCCACCGAGGCCACCGTCATCGCCGAGA GCACCCCACAATGGCccaaggagaagctgcagccggtggaggtggaagagggGGACCCCGTGGTGCTGCCCTGCGACCCCCCCAAAAGCGCCGTGCCCCCCAAGTTCTACTGGCTCAACAGCC GGATCATGCACATCGCGCAGGACGCCCGCGTCTCCATGGGCCAAGATGGGTTCCTCTACTTCGCCAACGCGGTGGTGGGCGACAGCCACCCCGACTACATCTGCCACGCGCACTACCTGGGGCCGCGCACCATCATCCAGAAGGAACCCCTCGACCTCCGCGTCACCCCAA gtaACTCGGTGAAGGTGCGGCGCCCCCATTTGATGGTCCCCAGTGACCTCCAACCCCATCACATCGCCCTGCGCGGGGGCACCTTAGTGCTGGAGTGCATCGCGGAGGGGCT CCCCACTCCCAGCATCCACTGGCGGCGGCTGAACGGGCCCCTGCCGCCCGGCCGCGCCTCCTTGGAGAACTTCAACAAGACTTTGCGGCTGCGAGAGGTGGAAGAGGCCGACGACGGCGAATACGAGTGCGTGGCCGAAAACAGCCAGGGCCAAGCGCGCCGCAGCCACCTCGTCACCGTcgagg CGGCGCCGTACTGGGAGCAGCGGCCGCGCAGCGCCGTGTTCGGCCCGGGCGAAGCGGCGCGGTTGGAGTGTGAAGTTGGGGGGCGACCCCCCCCCCGCATCACCTGGCGCCTCAACGGGGTCCCCCTGAACg AGGCCCCCGGGGGGGCTCGCTGGGCGCCCCGGGGGGGCTCTCTGGTGGCGTCGGGATTGGAGCCTTTGGACACGGCGGTGGCGCAGTGCGAAGCCCAAAACCCTCACGGGCGCCTCCTCGGCAACGCCTTCGTCTACGTGGTGG aGCTGCCGGTGCGGATCCTGACTGCGGATGGGGGTTCGTACGCGGCGGTGGAGAACCAAACGGTGCTGCTGCCGTGTCGCGCTTTCGGGGCGCCCACCCCCACCGTGGAGTG GCTGACCCCCACCGGGACCCCCCTCCTCCAGGACCCCCGAGCCTTCGCTCTGACCAATGGGTCCCTCCGCTTCGGACCCCTCAGCcggggggacgggggggtcCTCATCTGTCGCGCCCACAACCCCCGTTCCAGCGCCCAAATCAGCGCCCACCTCCTCGTCAGGG CGGCGACGCGGATCGAGGAGCCCCCCCAAAGCGCAACGGTGAAAAAGGGGGAGACGGTGACATTCCGGTGTGTAGCCACCTTTGACCCCGCGCTGGCCACCCACGGCATCCAGTGGCTACGGGACGGGCAACCACTGGCCGAAACGGCCGACAGCGACAa GTATTTGGTGGCCGAGGAGACGCTGACGGTGGCCGGAGTGGACTATGGGGACCAGGGAACCATCGGCTGCCGCGCTTGGACCCCCCTGGACGCCGCCCTGGCCGAGGCGCAGCTCCGAGTTGtgg GCCGGCCGGGACCAGTATGGGACCCGCAAGTGCAGGAGGTGGGAGAGCGGCGGATCCGTCTGAGCTGGAGCCCGGGCGAGGAGCACAACAGCCCAGTGGAGA AGTTcgtggtggaggaggaagaggggttCTTCTCTCCGGGGCGCTTCGTGGAGCGCCTGACGGTTCCGGGGGTGCAGCTCTGGGCCCCCCTCGATCTTTCCCCCCACGGAAGTTACCGATTCCGCGTGGTGGCAACGAACGCCTACGGCCGGGGGGACCCCagcacccccacagcccccattGTCACCGCCCCGGCCG CCCCCGAACGCAACCCTGAGGGGGTGAAAGGGGAAGGGAACGAGACCGACAACCTCGTCATCACCTGGGAG cCGCTGCCGCCGAGGGACTGGAACGCGCCGGAGGTTCATTACCGGGTGCAGTGGCGGCCGCGGGAGCCTCCGGGGGGGCCGTGGCACGAGCAGACCGTGGGGACCCCCCCCGTGGTGGTGGAGGGGACCCCAACTTTCAGCCCCTACGAGATCCGCGTGCAGGCGGTGAACGAGGCCGGGAAGGGGCCCGAACCCCAAATCACCATCGGCTTCTCCGGGGAGGACC tgcccctggTGTACCCCGAAAATGTGGGGGTGGAGATCCTGAACAGCACCCACGTGCGGGTGCGTTGGACCCTGAACGAGACACCCCAAAACATGCGGGGGCGGCTGCGCGGCTTCCAG gtCCTGTATTGGCGTGAGGGTTGGGTGGGCGATCGCTCCCGCCGGCAGgcgcccccccccgcgccccccacGCCCCCCCCCTCGGTCCTCTCGGTTTtcgggggtcccggggggggcgcggggggggctgttttgggggggctccgACCTTGGAGCCGTTACCGACTGCGAGTGAGGGTCCTCAACGGGCGGGGGAGCGGCCCCCCCAGCGACGAGATCCGCTTCCACACCCCCGAGGGAG tgCCGGGACCCCCCGAGGAGCTGCGGGTGGAGCGCGTGGGGGATGCGGCGCTGCTGCTGCGCTGGAAGCGACCGCGGCACCCGAACGGCGTCCTGACCGGGTACCTCCTCCAGTACCAACTGG aGGCCGACCCTGAGGCTCCGCCCCCCCCCGCGCTGGAGCTGCCGCTGCCGCCGGGAGCGCTCAACGCCACTCTGGAGCGGCTCCTCCCGCGCGCGCGGTACCGCCTCGAGCTGCGCGCGCAGACCCggaagggggcggggccacCGCTGCGCAGGCGCGGCAGCCTGCGGCCCGAGCCCg TGCTACCGGTGCTGAAGAGTGTGGAGGTGCGGGAGGTGGGAGAGGACTTCACGCTGCTGGGTTGGACCCTCGCCCACCCCGAGCAGGCCAGCATCGAGTTCGAGGTCCAGTAcaccagtaaaacca CGGAGCCGCGCTGGGAGCTCTCGGGCCGCGCCAACTCCTCGCTGGGTGAATTCCGCGTGGGCGCTCTGCGCCCCGGAACCGCGTACCGCGTGCAGTTCGTGGGGCGCAACCACTCCGGGGAGAGGGTCCCCTTCTGGGAGAGCGTCGTCCTCACCAACGGCACCC TGGTGCCGGGTCCCGCTGGCGGCTTCGCCACCGAGGGTTGGTTCATCGGCTTCGTGAGCGCCatcgtcctcctcctcctcctcctcctcatcctctgctTCATCAAACGCAGCAAAGGGGGCAAATACTCAG TGAAGGACAAGGAGGACACACAGGCGGACTCGGAAGCTCGACCCATGAAGGATGAGACCTTCGGGGAGTACAG GTCGCTGGAGAG CGACGGCGAGGAGAAGGCGTCGGGCAGCTCGGCGCGGTCGctgggggcggcgggggcggcgctGGGCAGCGATGACAGCCTCGCCGGCTACGGCGGCAGCGCCGACGTCCAATTCAACGAGGACGGCTCCTTCATCGGGCAGTACAGCGGCACCCGCGGCACCGCCGCCGGCAGCTCCGGCCCCGCCAGCCCCTCCGCCCCCGCCCCCCTCGACTGA
- the L1CAM gene encoding neural cell adhesion molecule L1 isoform X4 — MALPWGLGLLLLLALGGPGAALTIPQEYDLPELLQPPELTDEPPEQLVVFPGDDIVLKCNATGNPPVEFRWTRDDQPFDPSEHAGTSLAADAGTLTIAARVAAGLQGRYRCFAGNALGTALSTEATVIAESTPQWPKEKLQPVEVEEGDPVVLPCDPPKSAVPPKFYWLNSRIMHIAQDARVSMGQDGFLYFANAVVGDSHPDYICHAHYLGPRTIIQKEPLDLRVTPSNSVKVRRPHLMVPSDLQPHHIALRGGTLVLECIAEGLPTPSIHWRRLNGPLPPGRASLENFNKTLRLREVEEADDGEYECVAENSQGQARRSHLVTVEAAPYWEQRPRSAVFGPGEAARLECEVGGRPPPRITWRLNGVPLNEAPGGARWAPRGGSLVASGLEPLDTAVAQCEAQNPHGRLLGNAFVYVVELPVRILTADGGSYAAVENQTVLLPCRAFGAPTPTVEWLTPTGTPLLQDPRAFALTNGSLRFGPLSRGDGGVLICRAHNPRSSAQISAHLLVRAATRIEEPPQSATVKKGETVTFRCVATFDPALATHGIQWLRDGQPLAETADSDKYLVAEETLTVAGVDYGDQGTIGCRAWTPLDAALAEAQLRVVGRPGPVWDPQVQEVGERRIRLSWSPGEEHNSPVEKFVVEEEEGFFSPGRFVERLTVPGVQLWAPLDLSPHGSYRFRVVATNAYGRGDPSTPTAPIVTAPAAPERNPEGVKGEGNETDNLVITWEPLPPRDWNAPEVHYRVQWRPREPPGGPWHEQTVGTPPVVVEGTPTFSPYEIRVQAVNEAGKGPEPQITIGFSGEDLPLVYPENVGVEILNSTHVRVRWTLNETPQNMRGRLRGFQVLYWREGWVGDRSRRQAPPPAPPTPPPSVLSVFGGPGGGAGGAVLGGLRPWSRYRLRVRVLNGRGSGPPSDEIRFHTPEGVPGPPEELRVERVGDAALLLRWKRPRHPNGVLTGYLLQYQLEADPEAPPPPALELPLPPGALNATLERLLPRARYRLELRAQTRKGAGPPLRRRGSLRPEPVLPVLKSVEVREVGEDFTLLGWTLAHPEQASIEFEVQYTSKTTEPRWELSGRANSSLGEFRVGALRPGTAYRVQFVGRNHSGERVPFWESVVLTNGTLVPGPAGGFATEGWFIGFVSAIVLLLLLLLILCFIKRSKGGKYSVKDKEDTQADSEARPMKDETFGEYRSLESDGEEKASGSSARSLGAAGAALGSDDSLAGYGGSADVQFNEDGSFIGQYSGTRGTAAGSSGPASPSAPAPLD; from the exons ATGGCTCTGCCCTGGGGGCTCggcctcctcctgctgctggcgCTGGGGGGGCCCGGCGCCGCCCTCACCATCCCCCAGGAGT ACGATCTGCCTGAGC TCCTGCAGCCCCCCGAGCTGACGGATGAGCCCCCGGAGCAGCTCGTCGTCTTTCCCGGTGACGACATCGTCCTCAAGTGCAATGCCACCGGCAACCCCCCCGTCGA ATTCCGTTGGACGCGCGATGACCAACCCTTCGACCCCTCCGAGCACGCGGGGACGTCGCTGGCTGCCGACGCGGGGACGTTGACCATCGCTGCCAGGGTGGCCGCCGGCCTGCAGGGCCGCTACCGCTGCTTCGCCGGCAACGCCCTCGGCACCGCACTCTCCACCGAGGCCACCGTCATCGCCGAGA GCACCCCACAATGGCccaaggagaagctgcagccggtggaggtggaagagggGGACCCCGTGGTGCTGCCCTGCGACCCCCCCAAAAGCGCCGTGCCCCCCAAGTTCTACTGGCTCAACAGCC GGATCATGCACATCGCGCAGGACGCCCGCGTCTCCATGGGCCAAGATGGGTTCCTCTACTTCGCCAACGCGGTGGTGGGCGACAGCCACCCCGACTACATCTGCCACGCGCACTACCTGGGGCCGCGCACCATCATCCAGAAGGAACCCCTCGACCTCCGCGTCACCCCAA gtaACTCGGTGAAGGTGCGGCGCCCCCATTTGATGGTCCCCAGTGACCTCCAACCCCATCACATCGCCCTGCGCGGGGGCACCTTAGTGCTGGAGTGCATCGCGGAGGGGCT CCCCACTCCCAGCATCCACTGGCGGCGGCTGAACGGGCCCCTGCCGCCCGGCCGCGCCTCCTTGGAGAACTTCAACAAGACTTTGCGGCTGCGAGAGGTGGAAGAGGCCGACGACGGCGAATACGAGTGCGTGGCCGAAAACAGCCAGGGCCAAGCGCGCCGCAGCCACCTCGTCACCGTcgagg CGGCGCCGTACTGGGAGCAGCGGCCGCGCAGCGCCGTGTTCGGCCCGGGCGAAGCGGCGCGGTTGGAGTGTGAAGTTGGGGGGCGACCCCCCCCCCGCATCACCTGGCGCCTCAACGGGGTCCCCCTGAACg AGGCCCCCGGGGGGGCTCGCTGGGCGCCCCGGGGGGGCTCTCTGGTGGCGTCGGGATTGGAGCCTTTGGACACGGCGGTGGCGCAGTGCGAAGCCCAAAACCCTCACGGGCGCCTCCTCGGCAACGCCTTCGTCTACGTGGTGG aGCTGCCGGTGCGGATCCTGACTGCGGATGGGGGTTCGTACGCGGCGGTGGAGAACCAAACGGTGCTGCTGCCGTGTCGCGCTTTCGGGGCGCCCACCCCCACCGTGGAGTG GCTGACCCCCACCGGGACCCCCCTCCTCCAGGACCCCCGAGCCTTCGCTCTGACCAATGGGTCCCTCCGCTTCGGACCCCTCAGCcggggggacgggggggtcCTCATCTGTCGCGCCCACAACCCCCGTTCCAGCGCCCAAATCAGCGCCCACCTCCTCGTCAGGG CGGCGACGCGGATCGAGGAGCCCCCCCAAAGCGCAACGGTGAAAAAGGGGGAGACGGTGACATTCCGGTGTGTAGCCACCTTTGACCCCGCGCTGGCCACCCACGGCATCCAGTGGCTACGGGACGGGCAACCACTGGCCGAAACGGCCGACAGCGACAa GTATTTGGTGGCCGAGGAGACGCTGACGGTGGCCGGAGTGGACTATGGGGACCAGGGAACCATCGGCTGCCGCGCTTGGACCCCCCTGGACGCCGCCCTGGCCGAGGCGCAGCTCCGAGTTGtgg GCCGGCCGGGACCAGTATGGGACCCGCAAGTGCAGGAGGTGGGAGAGCGGCGGATCCGTCTGAGCTGGAGCCCGGGCGAGGAGCACAACAGCCCAGTGGAGA AGTTcgtggtggaggaggaagaggggttCTTCTCTCCGGGGCGCTTCGTGGAGCGCCTGACGGTTCCGGGGGTGCAGCTCTGGGCCCCCCTCGATCTTTCCCCCCACGGAAGTTACCGATTCCGCGTGGTGGCAACGAACGCCTACGGCCGGGGGGACCCCagcacccccacagcccccattGTCACCGCCCCGGCCG CCCCCGAACGCAACCCTGAGGGGGTGAAAGGGGAAGGGAACGAGACCGACAACCTCGTCATCACCTGGGAG cCGCTGCCGCCGAGGGACTGGAACGCGCCGGAGGTTCATTACCGGGTGCAGTGGCGGCCGCGGGAGCCTCCGGGGGGGCCGTGGCACGAGCAGACCGTGGGGACCCCCCCCGTGGTGGTGGAGGGGACCCCAACTTTCAGCCCCTACGAGATCCGCGTGCAGGCGGTGAACGAGGCCGGGAAGGGGCCCGAACCCCAAATCACCATCGGCTTCTCCGGGGAGGACC tgcccctggTGTACCCCGAAAATGTGGGGGTGGAGATCCTGAACAGCACCCACGTGCGGGTGCGTTGGACCCTGAACGAGACACCCCAAAACATGCGGGGGCGGCTGCGCGGCTTCCAG gtCCTGTATTGGCGTGAGGGTTGGGTGGGCGATCGCTCCCGCCGGCAGgcgcccccccccgcgccccccacGCCCCCCCCCTCGGTCCTCTCGGTTTtcgggggtcccggggggggcgcggggggggctgttttgggggggctccgACCTTGGAGCCGTTACCGACTGCGAGTGAGGGTCCTCAACGGGCGGGGGAGCGGCCCCCCCAGCGACGAGATCCGCTTCCACACCCCCGAGGGAG tgCCGGGACCCCCCGAGGAGCTGCGGGTGGAGCGCGTGGGGGATGCGGCGCTGCTGCTGCGCTGGAAGCGACCGCGGCACCCGAACGGCGTCCTGACCGGGTACCTCCTCCAGTACCAACTGG aGGCCGACCCTGAGGCTCCGCCCCCCCCCGCGCTGGAGCTGCCGCTGCCGCCGGGAGCGCTCAACGCCACTCTGGAGCGGCTCCTCCCGCGCGCGCGGTACCGCCTCGAGCTGCGCGCGCAGACCCggaagggggcggggccacCGCTGCGCAGGCGCGGCAGCCTGCGGCCCGAGCCCg TGCTACCGGTGCTGAAGAGTGTGGAGGTGCGGGAGGTGGGAGAGGACTTCACGCTGCTGGGTTGGACCCTCGCCCACCCCGAGCAGGCCAGCATCGAGTTCGAGGTCCAGTAcaccagtaaaacca CGGAGCCGCGCTGGGAGCTCTCGGGCCGCGCCAACTCCTCGCTGGGTGAATTCCGCGTGGGCGCTCTGCGCCCCGGAACCGCGTACCGCGTGCAGTTCGTGGGGCGCAACCACTCCGGGGAGAGGGTCCCCTTCTGGGAGAGCGTCGTCCTCACCAACGGCACCC TGGTGCCGGGTCCCGCTGGCGGCTTCGCCACCGAGGGTTGGTTCATCGGCTTCGTGAGCGCCatcgtcctcctcctcctcctcctcctcatcctctgctTCATCAAACGCAGCAAAGGGGGCAAATACTCAG TGAAGGACAAGGAGGACACACAGGCGGACTCGGAAGCTCGACCCATGAAGGATGAGACCTTCGGGGAGTACAG GTCGCTGGAGAG CGACGGCGAGGAGAAGGCGTCGGGCAGCTCGGCGCGGTCGctgggggcggcgggggcggcgctGGGCAGCGATGACAGCCTCGCCGGCTACGGCGGCAGCGCCGACGTCCAATTCAACGAGGACGGCTCCTTCATCGGGCAGTACAGCGGCACCCGCGGCACCGCCGCCGGCAGCTCCGGCCCCGCCAGCCCCTCCGCCCCCGCCCCCCTCGACTGA